From Methanoculleus oceani, a single genomic window includes:
- a CDS encoding NADH-quinone oxidoreductase subunit 5 family protein, producing MQTLLFLILFPILVACLLLFVKRTTLRYAVVALSALVIGGASIYLLMRYAFEGAVYFTAPSEAASLAMVAIEMGLALFIVYMGAKFRNYLAIALAVVQAALVVYLETTFSGNLHAVNNLFIDQFSIIMALIIGLIGSLIAVYAVRYMETYHHHHPEVRDRQTMFFFVTFAFLAAMFGLVFSNNLMWVFFFWEVTTISSFLLIGYSETEEATKNAFRALVMNLLGGVAFVVALIFLASTEATSGGIDLARVLASGDAAVILVPAVLIGFAGITKAALMPFSSWLLGAMVAPTPVSALLHSSTMVKAGVYILVRFSPVFAGTFAGFSIGLVGAVTFVVASAIAISQSNAKLVLAYSTIANLGLIAACAGVGNYMLVWAAILLIVFHAVAKSLLFLGTGAIEHRLGSRDIEDMEGLIVRMPKMAVMMFIGIAGMFLAPFGMLISKWAAIEAFVQVPFGLVFIAILAYGSAVTVFFWAKWMGKLVAVTRQAERVEKGFFEEPWAPLYIITGLVIATVLLFPVISSTLIEPYVLAIYGVTALLAQANVAIMLLMMALLLILPISFLLFRRSAKHLPAYMGGRPATPDLHFAGSLGLTREAQTRNYYLTEYFGEAKLFLPGMVVCTILILASWVLAGVAL from the coding sequence GTGCAGACGCTGCTCTTCCTAATACTATTCCCCATCCTCGTCGCGTGTCTTTTATTGTTCGTGAAACGGACGACATTGCGTTACGCGGTGGTTGCCCTCTCCGCTCTCGTTATCGGCGGGGCATCGATATACCTGCTTATGCGGTATGCGTTCGAGGGCGCGGTCTACTTCACCGCGCCGTCGGAGGCGGCCAGCCTCGCTATGGTGGCCATCGAGATGGGTCTGGCGCTCTTTATCGTCTATATGGGCGCAAAGTTCAGAAACTACCTGGCAATCGCGCTGGCCGTCGTCCAGGCGGCGCTGGTGGTATACCTTGAGACAACGTTTTCGGGGAACCTTCATGCGGTCAACAACCTCTTCATCGACCAGTTCTCCATCATCATGGCCCTGATCATAGGGCTCATCGGGAGTCTCATAGCCGTATACGCGGTCAGGTACATGGAGACCTACCACCACCACCACCCCGAGGTGCGTGACCGGCAGACGATGTTCTTCTTCGTCACCTTCGCCTTCCTCGCCGCGATGTTCGGTCTGGTCTTCTCCAATAACCTCATGTGGGTCTTCTTCTTCTGGGAAGTCACCACCATCAGCTCATTCCTGCTGATCGGTTATTCGGAGACCGAGGAAGCGACGAAGAACGCCTTCCGCGCCCTGGTGATGAACCTCCTCGGCGGGGTCGCGTTCGTCGTGGCGCTCATCTTCCTTGCCTCAACCGAGGCGACGAGCGGGGGTATCGATCTCGCCCGGGTGCTTGCCTCGGGGGACGCAGCCGTCATCCTGGTCCCGGCAGTCCTGATCGGGTTTGCCGGCATCACGAAGGCCGCGCTGATGCCGTTCTCCTCCTGGCTCCTCGGGGCGATGGTGGCCCCGACCCCGGTCTCGGCCCTGCTCCACTCGAGCACCATGGTCAAGGCCGGCGTCTACATCCTGGTCCGGTTCTCGCCGGTCTTTGCCGGGACGTTCGCCGGGTTCTCCATCGGCCTCGTCGGCGCCGTGACCTTCGTCGTCGCATCCGCGATAGCGATATCGCAGAGCAACGCAAAACTGGTCCTCGCCTACTCGACGATAGCGAACCTCGGCCTGATAGCCGCCTGTGCGGGTGTCGGGAACTACATGCTCGTCTGGGCGGCGATCCTCCTGATCGTCTTCCACGCCGTCGCGAAGTCGCTCCTCTTCCTCGGGACCGGCGCGATCGAGCACCGGCTTGGGAGCCGGGACATCGAGGACATGGAGGGCCTGATCGTCCGGATGCCGAAGATGGCGGTGATGATGTTCATCGGGATCGCGGGAATGTTCCTTGCACCGTTCGGTATGCTGATCTCCAAGTGGGCGGCGATCGAGGCGTTCGTCCAGGTCCCCTTCGGCCTGGTCTTCATCGCCATCCTCGCCTACGGAAGCGCCGTCACGGTCTTTTTCTGGGCGAAGTGGATGGGCAAACTCGTCGCGGTCACCCGGCAGGCGGAGCGGGTCGAGAAGGGATTCTTCGAAGAGCCCTGGGCTCCCCTCTACATCATCACCGGCCTCGTGATAGCGACCGTCCTCCTCTTCCCGGTCATATCCTCGACGTTGATTGAGCCCTACGTCCTTGCCATATACGGGGTCACGGCGCTCCTTGCGCAGGCGAACGTCGCCATCATGCTCCTGATGATGGCCCTGCTCCTGATCCTCCCGATCTCGTTCCTCCTCTTCCGGAGGAGCGCAAAGCACCTCCCGGCCTACATGGGCGGGAGGCCCGCGACGCCGGACCTGCACTTCGCCGGGTCCCTCGGCCTGACCAGAGAGGCCCAGACACGGAACTACTACCTCACCGAGTACTTCGGCGAGGCAAAACTCTTCCTCCCGGGAATGGTGGTCTGCACCATCCTGATCCTTGCATCGTGGGTTCTCGCGGGGGTGGCGTTATGA
- a CDS encoding HIT family protein — MPCPFCNPAPEEIVVANDLCYARYDIHPVTPGHLLVIPFRHVASYFDTTDEEKMAIARLIDDCRELTGREHHPDGYNIGVNIGEVAGQNVMHVHIHFIPRYRGDAGEHGGGVRGVIPCKPE, encoded by the coding sequence ATGCCATGCCCGTTCTGCAACCCGGCCCCGGAAGAGATCGTTGTCGCAAACGACCTCTGCTACGCCCGTTACGACATACACCCGGTCACCCCCGGCCACCTGCTCGTGATTCCATTCCGGCATGTGGCGAGTTACTTCGATACGACCGACGAAGAGAAAATGGCCATAGCCCGGCTCATCGACGACTGCAGGGAACTCACCGGGCGTGAGCATCATCCTGACGGCTACAACATCGGCGTCAACATAGGAGAGGTTGCGGGACAGAACGTGATGCACGTCCATATCCACTTCATCCCGCGCTACCGGGGTGATGCCGGAGAGCACGGAGGGGGCGTGCGCGGCGTGATACCGTGCAAGCCGGAATAA
- a CDS encoding DUF362 domain-containing protein: MQPAGRNTTVAVVRCDDYVPEAVDAAVRHAVDLAGGIGRFVSPGERVLLKPNLLQGQEPEKCVTTHPAVVAAVARLLTEHGCRVVIGDSPGAGIVYSEANLRRAYARSGYAAVAGETGAVLNYDTGSRIVAFPEGEVMKQFSIITPATEADAIVVVSKAKTHMWTRMTGATKNLFGLIPGLEKPVFHFRFQDEYAFGRMLVDLNECMKPRLQIVDAVIGMEGDGPQAGSPRKIGTILAGSDYSAVDTVLARLIGMDPLEIGSLKSAAARGLLDPGAVRTVGDDPAELAIPDFRKPSTYAGGGAGVWRRVVLAVVQRFGRTYAPRPGVIAQSCIGCRKCERICPVHAITVTEGRATIDLSRCIRCYCCHEMCTEHAIVLSRGLAGKLLARLLG; this comes from the coding sequence GTGCAACCGGCCGGCAGGAATACAACCGTCGCGGTCGTCCGGTGCGACGATTACGTGCCTGAGGCGGTCGATGCGGCCGTCCGCCATGCGGTCGACCTCGCCGGCGGCATCGGGAGGTTTGTCTCGCCGGGAGAGAGAGTCCTCCTCAAACCGAACCTCCTGCAGGGACAGGAGCCTGAGAAGTGCGTCACCACCCACCCGGCGGTCGTCGCTGCCGTCGCACGGCTCCTTACGGAGCACGGGTGCCGGGTCGTCATCGGCGACAGCCCGGGAGCCGGGATCGTCTACAGCGAGGCGAACCTGCGGCGGGCATACGCACGCAGCGGGTACGCGGCGGTGGCCGGGGAGACCGGCGCCGTCCTGAACTACGACACCGGCTCCCGGATCGTGGCGTTCCCGGAGGGGGAGGTGATGAAACAGTTCTCCATCATCACCCCGGCCACAGAAGCCGACGCGATCGTGGTCGTCTCCAAAGCGAAGACCCATATGTGGACCCGGATGACCGGTGCTACGAAGAACCTCTTCGGGCTCATCCCGGGGCTCGAGAAGCCGGTCTTCCACTTCCGGTTCCAGGACGAGTATGCTTTCGGGAGGATGCTCGTCGACCTCAACGAGTGCATGAAGCCCCGGCTCCAGATCGTGGACGCGGTTATAGGGATGGAGGGGGACGGCCCCCAGGCAGGCAGCCCGAGGAAGATCGGGACGATCCTTGCCGGGAGCGACTACTCAGCCGTGGACACCGTCCTCGCCCGGCTCATCGGCATGGATCCGCTTGAGATCGGGAGCCTCAAGAGCGCGGCAGCACGCGGGCTTCTCGATCCCGGGGCCGTCCGGACGGTCGGCGACGACCCCGCGGAACTCGCGATCCCGGACTTCCGGAAACCCTCGACCTATGCCGGGGGCGGGGCAGGCGTCTGGCGGCGGGTCGTCCTCGCCGTCGTCCAGCGGTTCGGGAGGACCTACGCCCCCCGGCCCGGCGTTATCGCTCAATCGTGCATCGGTTGCAGGAAGTGCGAGCGAATCTGCCCCGTGCACGCGATCACCGTCACGGAAGGCAGGGCGACGATCGATCTATCGCGTTGCATCCGGTGCTACTGCTGCCATGAGATGTGCACCGAGCACGCCATCGTCCTCTCCCGGGGGCTCGCCGGGAAACTCCTCGCCCGCCTGCTCGGGTGA
- a CDS encoding ribonuclease III family protein: MEEQRDALHPTTMRFSTIWKKLRIGSLLGQQYPGRPEPASREREAEVCALLARPPFGITDVADAALPLYDRALTHRSYTNTGEYPLAAIDDNERLEFLGNYILDFIIADHLYGEYDLPPGEMNRRLQVTRNTKLADIVLQQGLGIDSAIRRRGQVLTASIIADAFEALIGAIYLDRGLTVAREVVLAIFEGEIAECDTRRNYRGRLQEHAARENLGGIDYTFRQTGPGSCPIWAARVAVGGASLGEGEARTKQGAAMLAAKEALRRLGEE; encoded by the coding sequence ATGGAAGAGCAGCGGGACGCCCTGCACCCGACAACCATGAGATTCTCCACCATCTGGAAAAAACTTCGTATCGGCAGCCTCCTCGGGCAGCAATATCCCGGACGCCCGGAGCCCGCCAGCCGTGAGCGTGAGGCGGAGGTGTGCGCGCTCCTCGCCCGCCCCCCGTTCGGGATAACCGATGTCGCCGATGCCGCCCTCCCCCTCTACGACCGGGCGTTGACCCACCGGTCGTACACAAACACTGGAGAGTACCCGTTAGCGGCGATCGACGACAACGAGCGGCTTGAGTTTCTGGGGAACTACATCCTTGACTTCATCATCGCCGATCACCTTTACGGCGAGTACGACCTCCCGCCGGGGGAGATGAACCGGAGGCTCCAGGTGACGAGGAACACGAAACTCGCCGACATCGTGCTCCAGCAGGGCCTCGGCATCGACAGCGCCATCCGGCGGCGGGGGCAGGTGCTGACCGCCTCCATCATCGCCGACGCGTTCGAGGCCCTGATCGGTGCTATCTACCTCGACCGCGGCCTTACCGTGGCCCGGGAGGTGGTGCTCGCGATCTTCGAGGGCGAGATCGCAGAATGCGACACCCGCAGGAACTACCGGGGAAGACTCCAGGAACACGCAGCCCGGGAGAACCTCGGCGGGATCGATTACACCTTCCGCCAGACGGGACCCGGGAGCTGCCCGATCTGGGCAGCCCGGGTGGCCGTCGGGGGGGCTTCCCTCGGTGAGGGGGAGGCACGGACCAAGCAGGGGGCGGCGATGCTCGCGGCAAAAGAGGCTCTCCGCCGCCTCGGGGAGGAGTGA
- a CDS encoding molybdenum cofactor synthesis domain-containing protein, whose product MMRRCLATKPLAEVLDLMRSTFPRPDRTIRVPVAGAAGQVTVRPVYSPLTVPATDIAARDGFAVVSSETIGASAGTRVHLSNSHRVNTGNTIPPGYDAVVMIEDVAGEEGDWTTGKAVLHGEHIHPAGTEIRQGDPILPAGHRIRPCDIGALLSYGIVAVDVRSVKVGLIPTGSELVPAGERPGPGQVIESNTAVAAALLGEAGALSTRYGIVRDDPRNLRQAIRKGIRENDLLLVSAGSSAGTRDFTAGVVGDLGEVLVHGIAMKPGKPAIIGRIDGKPVIGLPGHPIAALTVVRELALPLLAAWGFYPRPAERLPARLAGTVVADPGYDEFVLLTVSRIADRYVATPLPRGAGTQMTMVHANAYLHVPAGTGSICEGTEVEILLTGPRAPILTSPESRGPAPESPVRGDGTPLPVKNDS is encoded by the coding sequence ATGATGAGGCGCTGCCTCGCAACAAAGCCGCTTGCAGAAGTCCTGGATCTGATGCGGTCCACCTTTCCGCGTCCTGACCGGACTATCCGGGTCCCGGTGGCCGGGGCGGCCGGGCAGGTGACGGTAAGACCCGTCTACTCGCCCCTGACGGTCCCGGCAACGGATATTGCAGCAAGAGACGGCTTTGCCGTCGTGAGCAGCGAGACCATCGGAGCGAGCGCCGGGACCCGGGTTCATCTCTCAAACTCCCACCGGGTGAATACCGGGAACACGATCCCTCCAGGCTACGATGCGGTCGTCATGATCGAGGACGTCGCCGGGGAGGAGGGGGACTGGACCACCGGGAAGGCGGTGCTCCACGGTGAACATATCCATCCGGCCGGCACCGAGATCCGGCAGGGCGACCCGATCCTCCCCGCCGGACACCGGATACGCCCCTGCGACATCGGGGCACTCCTCTCCTACGGGATCGTCGCGGTCGACGTACGGAGCGTGAAGGTCGGTCTCATTCCGACGGGGAGCGAACTGGTCCCGGCAGGCGAGCGCCCGGGACCCGGTCAGGTGATCGAGAGCAACACCGCCGTTGCGGCGGCGTTGCTCGGTGAGGCCGGGGCCCTCTCGACCCGCTACGGAATCGTCCGCGACGACCCACGCAATCTTCGACAGGCCATCAGGAAGGGCATCCGGGAGAACGACCTGCTTCTGGTCTCCGCCGGGTCATCGGCGGGCACCCGCGACTTCACCGCCGGCGTCGTCGGCGATCTCGGGGAGGTGCTCGTCCACGGCATTGCGATGAAACCCGGAAAACCGGCGATCATCGGACGGATCGACGGCAAACCAGTCATAGGGCTTCCGGGTCACCCGATCGCCGCACTGACGGTCGTACGGGAACTCGCTCTCCCGCTGCTTGCGGCGTGGGGGTTTTACCCCCGACCGGCGGAGCGCCTTCCTGCCCGGCTCGCCGGAACGGTCGTGGCAGATCCCGGCTATGACGAGTTTGTTCTCCTCACCGTCTCCCGGATCGCCGACCGATATGTCGCCACCCCCCTGCCCCGGGGGGCCGGGACGCAGATGACCATGGTGCATGCAAACGCCTACCTGCACGTCCCCGCAGGCACCGGAAGCATCTGTGAGGGTACCGAGGTCGAAATCCTGCTGACCGGACCCCGGGCACCGATTCTGACGTCGCCCGAAAGCCGCGGACCCGCACCTGAATCCCCGGTGCGGGGAGACGGAACACCACTCCCGGTGAAGAACGATTCCTGA
- a CDS encoding formylmethanofuran dehydrogenase subunit C has protein sequence MKTVILTLTNPSELLLEGQSITPDNFAGKKAAEIAALDVWEGKQKSPLGKYFTVAGDGGATAAETKIVLRGDCTRVKRIGQQMTAGEIVIEGNADMYIGGWMKGGKIHVKGNVDSFSGIGMEGGELIVDGNAGSHLGSSPRGEWRGMQGGLIRVAGSVGNDTATFINGGTIIIGGDADIHISTHGEGGTVVVKGNAKGRVGGQMVKGDIYVYGTIENPLPGFSMVGEVEQEVDGETARFAHHIGDLGERHPVAKGKTVYANLYTRI, from the coding sequence ATGAAGACAGTAATCCTTACCCTGACCAACCCCTCCGAACTCCTTCTCGAGGGGCAGAGCATCACCCCGGACAACTTCGCAGGCAAGAAGGCCGCCGAGATCGCCGCCCTCGATGTCTGGGAAGGCAAGCAGAAGAGCCCGCTCGGGAAGTACTTTACGGTTGCAGGCGACGGCGGGGCGACGGCGGCCGAAACGAAGATCGTCCTCCGCGGAGACTGCACCCGTGTGAAAAGGATCGGCCAGCAGATGACTGCAGGCGAGATCGTCATCGAAGGCAACGCCGACATGTACATCGGCGGCTGGATGAAGGGCGGTAAGATCCACGTCAAAGGAAACGTCGACTCGTTCAGCGGCATCGGGATGGAAGGCGGCGAGTTGATCGTCGACGGAAACGCCGGAAGCCACCTGGGCTCATCGCCCCGCGGCGAATGGCGCGGCATGCAGGGCGGGCTGATCCGGGTCGCCGGGAGCGTCGGCAACGATACGGCCACGTTCATCAACGGCGGGACGATCATCATCGGCGGCGATGCGGATATCCACATCTCCACCCACGGCGAAGGCGGCACCGTCGTCGTCAAGGGCAACGCCAAGGGCCGTGTCGGCGGGCAGATGGTGAAAGGCGACATCTACGTCTACGGGACGATCGAGAACCCGCTCCCGGGATTTTCGATGGTCGGCGAGGTGGAGCAGGAGGTCGACGGCGAGACCGCCCGCTTCGCCCACCACATCGGAGACCTCGGCGAACGTCATCCGGTCGCGAAGGGCAAGACGGTGTATGCAAACCTCTACACCAGAATCTAA
- a CDS encoding formylmethanofuran dehydrogenase subunit A codes for MSELLIRNGFVFDPLQGIKGNRMDIGVKDGKIVETSALKNPKTIDAAGMTVMAGGVDIHSHVVGPKVNVGRLFRPEDKLFKSPLKRCSRMEMGFSVPSTFKTGYDYARMGYVFVNEAAMPPLHSPHVHEEIRDTPIIDNAAMPVFGNNWFTLEYLKNNEIENNAAYTAWLLRATRGFGIKVVNPGGSEAWGWGLNCVNIHDPVPYFDITPAEIVKGLIETNEHLGLPHSVHLHCNNLGNPGNYTDTLESLKLAEGYAPKNNFGREQVLHLTHLQFHSYGGDSWGNFESRAKDVMDYVNAHENITIDMGQVTLDETTTMTADGPFEHHLCSLNHLKWANVDVELETAAGVVPYIYSPKVKVCTIQWAVGLELALLAKDPMRTFVTTDHPNAGPFTRYPQVITWLMSRAARDATMKTFKWLDKTIDATSIDSIDRELSLYEIAQMTRAGPAKALGVSNTYGGLAPGMDADIAVYALNPESMPSDPAEIEKAFARCAWLVKDGVVTVRDGEVVAEPAKRTVWVDVKVPENAQVQRDIYEHFLRHYSVKLDNYSLFEEHLHNPRVIEVDATE; via the coding sequence ATGAGCGAACTACTGATCAGGAACGGGTTCGTCTTTGACCCCCTGCAGGGTATCAAGGGCAACCGCATGGACATCGGTGTCAAAGACGGGAAGATCGTCGAGACGAGCGCTCTCAAGAACCCGAAGACGATCGACGCCGCCGGCATGACCGTTATGGCGGGCGGTGTCGACATTCACTCCCACGTGGTCGGGCCGAAAGTGAACGTCGGCCGGCTCTTCCGCCCGGAGGACAAGCTCTTCAAGAGCCCCCTCAAGCGTTGCAGCCGCATGGAGATGGGCTTCTCGGTCCCCTCAACGTTCAAGACCGGCTACGACTACGCGCGGATGGGCTACGTCTTCGTCAACGAGGCGGCGATGCCCCCGCTCCATTCCCCGCACGTCCACGAAGAAATACGGGATACCCCGATCATCGACAACGCCGCGATGCCGGTCTTCGGGAACAACTGGTTTACCCTTGAATACCTCAAGAACAACGAGATCGAGAACAACGCCGCGTATACCGCCTGGCTTCTCAGGGCAACCCGCGGGTTCGGCATCAAGGTCGTCAACCCCGGCGGCTCCGAGGCCTGGGGATGGGGGCTGAACTGTGTAAACATCCACGACCCGGTTCCCTACTTCGACATCACTCCGGCAGAGATCGTGAAGGGGCTCATCGAGACGAACGAGCATCTCGGCCTCCCCCACTCCGTGCACCTGCACTGTAACAACCTCGGAAACCCGGGTAACTACACCGATACCCTCGAATCGCTCAAACTCGCCGAGGGCTACGCCCCGAAGAACAACTTCGGCCGCGAGCAGGTGCTGCACCTGACGCACCTCCAGTTCCACTCCTACGGCGGCGACTCGTGGGGGAACTTCGAGTCCCGGGCAAAAGACGTCATGGACTACGTGAACGCCCACGAGAACATCACCATCGACATGGGCCAGGTGACCCTCGACGAGACCACGACCATGACCGCCGACGGGCCGTTCGAGCACCACCTGTGCTCCCTCAACCACCTGAAGTGGGCAAACGTGGATGTGGAGCTCGAGACCGCCGCGGGCGTCGTGCCCTACATCTACAGCCCGAAGGTCAAGGTCTGCACCATCCAGTGGGCCGTCGGCCTGGAACTCGCGCTGCTCGCAAAAGACCCGATGCGGACGTTCGTCACCACCGACCACCCGAACGCAGGACCGTTCACCCGCTACCCGCAGGTCATCACCTGGCTGATGAGCAGGGCGGCGCGTGACGCGACCATGAAGACGTTCAAGTGGCTCGATAAGACGATCGACGCCACTTCCATCGACAGCATCGATCGCGAACTCAGCCTCTACGAGATCGCGCAGATGACCCGTGCCGGGCCGGCAAAGGCGCTCGGCGTCAGCAACACCTACGGCGGGCTCGCTCCCGGCATGGATGCCGACATCGCCGTCTACGCCCTCAACCCCGAGAGTATGCCCTCCGACCCGGCAGAGATCGAGAAGGCTTTCGCCCGGTGCGCCTGGCTGGTCAAGGACGGCGTCGTTACCGTCCGGGACGGCGAAGTCGTCGCGGAACCCGCAAAGCGGACCGTCTGGGTCGACGTAAAGGTCCCGGAGAACGCACAGGTGCAGAGGGACATCTACGAGCACTTCCTCAGGCACTACAGCGTGAAGCTCGACAACTACTCGCTCTTCGAGGAACACCTCCACAACCCGCGGGTGATCGAGGTCGACGCGACAGAATGA
- a CDS encoding formylmethanofuran dehydrogenase subunit B, whose amino-acid sequence MPKKVENVGCPYCGVCCDDLVVTVSDDGKQILEVENACAIGNQIFHHATGGERIRLPRLRQPDGTYKDISYDEAVDYAAKVLHNAKKPLIYGFGSTNCEGMAAAAKVAEKAGAVLDNCASICHGSSFLAIFDNGYPSCTLGETKNRADVIVYWGANPAHAHPRHMSRYSIFPRGFFTGKGQKSRKIIVIDPRHTDTAQVADIYLQVQQGHDYELFDAFRAVVRGHEIPDVVAGIKREQILEVANILKKARFGTIFYGMGLCHSDGRNHNVDIAISLTRDLNDFTKWTIMAMRGHYNITGPGAVWSWQYGYPYCLDLTKKDIAYMNPGETSSVDLAMRDEVDAFFNVGTDAGAHFPIEAVKHLRKHPWITVDPNICMASEISDLHIPVGIVGVEVPGIVYRMDNVPIQYRKVIDPPEGVISDEELFERIHKRLCELEAEEAAKGQAKAAPEGVRAEE is encoded by the coding sequence ATGCCAAAGAAAGTTGAAAACGTCGGATGCCCATACTGCGGCGTCTGCTGCGACGACCTTGTCGTGACCGTATCGGACGACGGAAAACAGATCCTCGAGGTGGAGAATGCCTGTGCCATCGGCAACCAGATCTTCCACCACGCGACAGGCGGCGAGAGGATCCGGCTCCCCCGCCTCCGCCAGCCGGACGGCACCTACAAGGACATCTCCTACGATGAGGCGGTCGACTACGCGGCAAAAGTACTCCACAATGCGAAGAAACCCCTGATCTACGGGTTCGGATCGACCAACTGCGAGGGCATGGCCGCCGCGGCCAAGGTCGCCGAGAAGGCGGGGGCCGTGCTCGATAACTGCGCGTCTATCTGCCACGGAAGCTCCTTTTTGGCCATATTCGACAACGGCTACCCGAGCTGCACCCTCGGCGAGACGAAGAACCGGGCCGACGTCATCGTCTACTGGGGCGCAAACCCCGCCCATGCCCACCCGCGGCACATGTCCCGCTACTCGATCTTCCCCCGCGGTTTCTTCACCGGCAAGGGCCAGAAGAGCCGCAAGATCATCGTCATCGATCCCCGGCACACCGACACCGCCCAGGTGGCGGATATCTACCTGCAGGTGCAGCAGGGGCACGACTACGAGCTCTTCGACGCGTTCCGTGCCGTCGTCCGGGGCCACGAGATCCCGGACGTTGTCGCCGGGATCAAGCGGGAGCAGATCCTCGAGGTCGCCAATATCCTGAAGAAGGCCCGGTTCGGCACCATCTTCTACGGCATGGGACTCTGTCACTCCGACGGCAGGAACCACAACGTGGACATCGCCATCAGCCTGACCCGCGACTTGAACGACTTCACCAAGTGGACGATCATGGCGATGCGGGGCCACTACAACATCACCGGGCCGGGCGCGGTCTGGTCGTGGCAGTACGGTTACCCCTACTGTCTGGACCTGACGAAGAAGGATATCGCCTACATGAACCCCGGCGAGACGAGCTCCGTCGATCTTGCCATGCGCGACGAGGTGGACGCCTTCTTCAATGTGGGAACCGATGCGGGCGCCCACTTCCCGATCGAGGCGGTCAAGCACCTCCGGAAGCACCCCTGGATCACCGTCGACCCGAACATCTGCATGGCAAGCGAGATCTCCGACCTTCACATCCCGGTGGGGATCGTCGGGGTCGAGGTCCCGGGCATCGTCTATCGGATGGACAACGTCCCGATCCAGTACCGCAAGGTCATCGATCCGCCCGAGGGCGTCATCAGCGACGAGGAACTCTTCGAGCGGATCCACAAGAGGCTCTGCGAACTTGAGGCCGAAGAGGCCGCGAAAGGGCAGGCAAAGGCCGCGCCGGAAGGCGTACGTGCGGAGGAGTGA
- a CDS encoding molybdopterin dinucleotide binding domain-containing protein, producing MANKITLNMITQRSIEEGVAMEKGKTTPEYFEACSIIEMHDDDVRALGLVPNQLVRVTSECGSVIVKTVRGRQSLYPGLAFIPQGVWANQVVPPRTQATGEPQYSGFPVTVEPVNGERRKSALELVQGAVGMWRGDQ from the coding sequence ATGGCGAACAAGATTACGTTGAACATGATCACCCAGCGCTCCATCGAAGAAGGCGTCGCGATGGAAAAGGGCAAGACAACCCCGGAATACTTCGAGGCCTGCTCGATCATCGAGATGCACGACGACGACGTCAGAGCGCTCGGTCTGGTCCCGAACCAGCTTGTACGGGTGACGAGCGAGTGCGGAAGCGTGATCGTCAAGACCGTCAGGGGACGTCAGTCGCTCTACCCCGGTCTTGCGTTCATCCCCCAGGGTGTCTGGGCAAACCAGGTGGTTCCTCCACGGACCCAGGCAACGGGGGAACCCCAGTACAGCGGCTTTCCCGTGACGGTTGAGCCCGTCAACGGGGAGAGGCGCAAGAGTGCGCTCGAACTTGTCCAGGGGGCCGTCGGGATGTGGAGAGGTGATCAGTAA